A region of the Mytilus galloprovincialis chromosome 1, xbMytGall1.hap1.1, whole genome shotgun sequence genome:
TTTTTCCACCGAAAAAGCATCCATAGTACGAATCCATATGACTTACAACAGAGGTATTATCAGACCATGTCTTCATAGTCATAGATACATGGCTCAAGATCGTTATTTTGTTCATCTAATAATATGAatcaggcattacctgtgaatggggacgaagaatgtatgatttattttttttaattcaaccatattttaatttcaaaacggaaataccgtaacgtttccgattttggttctgttgttagggattttagttgtgacgttatttttattatgacgtcatattcaatgtaaacaaagaaacgctgttcAGGGaacgttttttttcatatcaaacaattattaaaaatgagaTGGTTTATTGAGTtccttcctatattttactagactgataagtacatattttattcaaagtctcatgcaaacaagaccggaaaaggaagtagatttctgtgcAGATGCGGAGatttaaaaaagtctgaaaaaaagtaaacgattttgagttcattagtagaatgaaaaatttcgggaaattttcccgatttttttaatttttttttttattgatttttctaccataattgggtcttcgtccccatattaagtTCTTTACTTAAATGAACAAACTTACCAGCCAAGGGGAAACTGGACTTGAGGGtataaacaacaaattaaatatttttaagccATACCTTCATATATTATGACATAACCAAATAAAAGTAATTAGTATATGTGTGGTTTAAGTTACTCGACAAACCCTAGTTTAAACCCCCTGATCCTAaaactttttcatttcttaaaaagaAATTTCCAAAAGAAAAATTTTGAGGAATACATAATTAAATCCACAAACCAGGCAGTCAGATGAATTTCCATCAGAAGTATTCAATATGGCTAAAATGCAACAAAATCTTAACAGTATGCCAACAAAAAATAACTATAATTGTAAAATATCTGTTTTTTTAACAACCAAACACATTAACTGGCCACCCATTGATTGGTAATTTGCCACATTAGATTGAGAGCAAAGCAACACCTGAGTCCAGTTTACCAATCACATGGAAAATGGTGATTTTCCGGTAGTGATGTGTATATTTATACTGGAATCTTTCACTGTAAACACACGATTATTTTCTAAGATGGTAGTTTACAGTTggtcatttatttatatttaaaataatttgccAGAACAAAAAACTTGAACTACTCCTTCACACTGTTAAATTGTAGGACTACtgtctacatgtacatgtatttatttaccTTGACATGAATTGTCAAATGTTCTCTTGAAAATTGCtgaaaataatgaattttttAGATGGTCCAATTCATGACCTTATAATTATCTTTCAGTGGttatttaaagcaataaaaaaaaaaaaaaaaaaaaatatcgggaaaattcccgaaattttcattgtactaatgaactcaaaatcgttcaatttttttgatgtcatgttttgaattcccgcatctgcgcagaaatctacaatgtacttacTTTTCCctgtctcgtttgtatgaaactttgagtaaaatatatatatttatcagtctagtataaaacaGGAAgaaacgcaataccaatttcatttttaatcatttgttaatacatgtaattccttgaaaacgttacctgatgatagcgtatctttgtttacattgcatatgacgtcattactgaaataacgtcacaactaaaatccccaacaacagaaccaaaataggaaatgtttttttttttttaacaaatatttaagttacaaaaaaataaatcatacaaacttcgtccccatttacaggtaatgcctgcctcatattagtattcaagaattatgtttttaaaaaaaaagattgagaCAAACAGAAATCACAGCACCAAACAAGAAATTATGATTATTtgtcaatataaaattgagaTGGAAATAGGGTACgtgtcaaagagtcaacaacctgaccaaagagcagaaaacagctaaGGTCACTAATACTGTTAGAAAAATCACCCCAAGGtggacttcagctggcccctaaatagtAATGTTTTATATCTGTTTGCCACACCTTCCTTTTGGAAATTTGGTTTACCTTGTCACATTTTTCTTTGAATCAACTATCCTTAACGTTCAGTTTAAAGTTTAAAGTTCAGTTTAATCATATTTATTGATGATTTtagttaaaagtttttaatttatttttatttatagtggGTTTATGCCATTAATTGCTGACCCAGAGTTGGAAGATAAAGAAGAAGATGATGAGGATGATGATGATACTGCATCAGACGAGGATACAAACATATCAAGTGGTCATGTGACATTTGAGGAAGATATGGAGTATCAGATTGATGACGATCCTGACGATAACCAGGAAAGAAGGTCAGACGACGATAGTCCAGCACCAGATAGTTTGTCGATTGATTTCAGTACAAGATGGACAGCTATTCCTGGAGAAGAAGCTGTTGGTTTTACTACACAGGAGAGGGAACCAGATGAGGAGGAGGAGGATGGTGAGGAGGCAGACAATTCTCCAGGAGACACGGCAGAATCACATGTTAATGATCATGCATATGCAGATCCTGGAGACGTTGTTGAAATACAAGCACCACCTGAACAAATAAGGTATTGCATAGACTTAAAATTAGATAAATCTAATTCACCCTCAACAGATGAGATATTTCATAGACTAGCTACTACTAGTTTGACATGTTTAAGGAAATTTAATAGCCTAAAAGCTTATTTGTTAAACCTGAGTTTTGATCAAAACCAAGGAGGTTACAAGCTCACTGCCTCAAAGTATTGGCAATCATCTAATGTTTTTTGTAGATCTATGAAACGTGAAAAAATTTAGACACTTACACACACACTACTTATATAATTATTGGGTAAGGTACAGGTCAACTTATCAATTATTTTCAAAGTGTTGTTAAACAACATAAGgattgaataaaaagaaaaaggtttttaatgattCTATATACAATCTAAATTATTGCAAAATGATAAATGAAACAGAATTAAAATTATGGTTATCTGCATTTTGTAAACAACAATACCAATTACTTATATGTCAAGATTTGAAATATTGATGTATTAGTACTACATGTATGTTGTAGGTTATGAAAgattattcaaatataaatttatacagtatttaaatttttatttagcaCTCATATATAGCTGTAATCATGAACAAGACACATTTCTTTCTGTAAATAAATTATAGCCATAGAAATGTAAGCTATGTATCATGTGAATTTTGTAGATCTGATCACACATATGACATATCTCCCATGTTACATGACAAGAATTTACCAGATGGCTGGACTAGAAGTGTGGTTCAACGATTGGCTGGTAAATCAGCAGGAAAATATGATGTATATCTGTACAggtaattttatgaatgaaagggTTGGGTTGATATAATATGTTGTTCCATGTTCATTTTGAATAGATTGGAGTTAGAAATAAGACTAGATTaaaaaatcctaaaaaaaaaGTTCTGTGAAAGGCAATCCCAGGCCCAAATGTTTGGAGATGACATCGTATAGCGGGTTATTATTTTGGCTGTTATTATTCTggtggattcaaaacttttatcattaCCTCTGCATGAACACTGCTAAATTGGGAGaatttattttggtgattttgttctatccgcaaaAATTTACACCCACCGAAAAATAACCCACTATACAATATTTCAtgtgtaaattatttgtttttaaactgttaaatctgtaaatacatttaaacaatCCAAGTAAGGTTGGGTATGGGAAACACTTTCAATTACAAAAACTGAGAGGAACTATGTCATATATTAGTCAAAAGGGGAAACAGGCTCCTTTGATCAAGAGTTATCTCCTTGTAACACCATTAACAATTATTAATTCTCTCTGAAAAGTTTAATTATTGTCAGCtccaaataaaagaaatgttgtcaGCTCTTTATTAAAGAAACATCATGTGAACTCTCATCTATAATCCTAATTATCAAAtctcaatattttatttacagtCCAAATGGAAAAAAATTCCGTTCAAAAACAGAGTTGGCTGTTTACTTCAGAGAtaataatataaaagatttaaatgctGAAGATTTTGATTTCACAGTGCGTGGCAAACACCATAGTGCAAATCAAGGTGGTGTGAACCGTAAACGGAAATCAACAGCCGCAGAGCATGAAAAACCGGCAAAAACTCCAAAGGTTCAAAAAACTAAAGCAGCTCCAAAATctcaagaaaagaaaaagaaagttaaAGAAAAGGATAAGAAACAAACTCCTAAGAAAAAGACAGAAAGCGATGAGGACAAAAAAGCCTCTACTTCCCCTCAAAAGAAACCAATAAATGCAGGTAAATCTTTATCACAAAAACTTGTCATAAAAATGGCTTTTTCTGGATCTAAGGAGCGAGCATCAAATAAATCTAAGAATTCAAAAGCTATGAAAAAAGGATCAAAGCTCAAGTCTCCAAAGCAGTCTGTAAAGAAAAAATCAAGTTCaacaaaaaaaactgacaatgaaaGTGAAGACGTGATGGAAGAAGAAAATGAAACATCTGATAGTGAAGATAGATTAAATGACACTGAGGATGAAAAACCTGTATCAAATGTGGAGGAAGGATCTCATCGTTCtaatgtatttgatttatttaatggACTATCTTCTGATTCAGGTATTGTTGACAATAGTGATACATGTGATGACAAAACGTCAAAAAGGAAACATTCTGGTTCAAGTGCTATAAATATTACagagataaagaaaaaaatacaaagaagTAAATCAAAAGAGCCAGATGTTAATGTAGAACCTGAACCAGTCATTCATTCAGCGTCTGGGAGGGCACGAAGAAGAACAACTTCTAGAGACAATATCTTTGGTGACGATTTTATAACACAGCCTGCACCAAGAAGTAGGCGGAAAAGTAGGACAAAAGAAGAAAATGACTCTTCAAGTTCAATTGTTTCAAACAAAATGACagtaataaaagaaagaaatgaaactgtaaattcagaaactgttaattcagaaactTCTATTTCTGAAACTGTTAAGTCAGATACTACTTATTCAGAAACTGTTAATTCAGATCTTTCAGCAAACCTTTCACCGCCTAAAAGGCGGAAAAGTTCAGACAAAATAAGTGCTAATGAATATTCACCTAGGAATAATAAACTTTCAATTCAACatgtagaaaaagaaaaagagaaactAGTGAAAATTTCTCCATTTAAAAAATCTTTGTTGTCCAGTAAATTGAGCAATGTTACTAGTCCTAAAGATAATGGTATTGCCAGTTCATCAtcaacatcatcatcatcattttcATTACATAAATCACCAATAAAAAGCCCACAACCAGCAGCAACTGATTCAGCATCTAAACCAGAAGAGGAAACAAATGTTGAAGAAGATAATAGCACAGGTAATAAATCTTATTAATATTCTTAGTATATTTTCATATCACAAAATgtcatttaaagtaaaaaaaatattaaaggatTGTAGAAAATAAGTTTTGGTTTTCTTAGTATGGAAAAAAGGGAGGACATCTTCTGAAATTGTAGTTTGAactaaaaaattataatatttgatatgtaacactcccaaagtgtccttccccccaaacgtgtccgattcccctattctccccaaacgtgtctatAATATTCAAtgttccccaaacgtgtccgatttcataaccccaaacgtgtccaataatattgttattcgccaaaacgtgtccactatttaacgccagaacgtctcacgtcttttagcgctaatacatgtaTCTCCTAAATGAAACCGCtgataacgtttacggcaattctattGGTGATAAAGTTGTCATTTATTATCATTAGTTAGTGCAATTCCGGTTTATAATGATTATCATAATTCCAAATTTAATCTGTAATTGTGAAAAAacttttgactgaaattgcttattgtccagttgcaagtatttcttACTCATTTAGAGTGAATATACAAATAATTCTAGAGTTGAATTAATTGTtaactttgtaaattattttgtactaATAAACTCCGATGATGCTTTATATATTTATCCGAATATTGCACGACAGGCTTTCAGCaggattttttttcacttttgtcaACAGTTCTCAATTTGAATTATATGTATTTTCAAAGCTCATCAAATCATATACGGATAGTcagatttttaataaattttaataaattttaggtttccactaaagataaaatatttagacCGAACATAGTTtttcaagttttaatgtttttacatttgCTGTATATATTAACTTTACACTGTTTATGGCGTATTTCCatttgcaagtatttcatgcatatttagagagaacatacacgtttaaatgttttaacatttctactgtttaaattaactttagactgttgattgcATATAATGTCCAGTTGCAAGTGTTTCATGCATATTTTGAGAGAACATAGGCTACaagtttttttaagtttttacatttgtactatataaattaactttagactgttgattgcgTATTGTCCAGATGCAAGTGTTTCATGCATATTATGACAGAACGTAAAAGTTTTAATGCGTAGAGAAAGGGACATTATTACCCGGTAACTATACAGTTTAACTGAACATGTGTGCTTACAATTTACATACGACATAGCCGGAATGACGCCCCCACTTTTACACAGTTTATACTGCTTGCTTATAAAAGTACTTACGTAccttatctatatttttaatgacATAGTAAAATTAGTATTCGTTAATGAAATTGCCACCCTTTGGCGCCCTTTTGCAACTATACATGTTTTACAGTTCAGTGACGttatgtggacacgtttgggggaatcggacacatttggggggaaggacacgtttctgagtgttacataagtatatcatgtataagtacataatgtacatgatgtagtaaTCTGGCAACCATACATCGGTTATAGATCAAACGATAAAGGATGAAAATTAATCAAAGTTTACATTATTGACTTTATATCATGCAAGATATTTACATACACTGACTGACATACATGAGATACATGTATTACTGACACTGAAAAGAAGCTATTTTAACCACTCTGATTTGAaaatcatacatgtcatacataaaaacaaaaaaatgctttGTGTGTTCACGAGACATTAGTTATAGGCATTGATCATGTTGACTGTTTGAAATCTTACACATTTACGTTATGATGATATACAGAATCCATGTCAAGATCCATATTTGAATACGTGTTTCACAAAACATAGCAAACTTTTTATTTTCCTAATGATTTTCAGATAGGTCTTTCTCTCTCAAGAGTAATAGTCCCTAACATATAATAAACCATTTACTAAGTTATAAACCACAAAG
Encoded here:
- the LOC143066960 gene encoding uncharacterized protein LOC143066960 translates to MENDEPHEQLFVAMQPSGFMPLIADPELEDKEEDDEDDDDTASDEDTNISSGHVTFEEDMEYQIDDDPDDNQERRSDDDSPAPDSLSIDFSTRWTAIPGEEAVGFTTQEREPDEEEEDGEEADNSPGDTAESHVNDHAYADPGDVVEIQAPPEQIRSDHTYDISPMLHDKNLPDGWTRSVVQRLAGKSAGKYDVYLYSPNGKKFRSKTELAVYFRDNNIKDLNAEDFDFTVRGKHHSANQGGVNRKRKSTAAEHEKPAKTPKVQKTKAAPKSQEKKKKVKEKDKKQTPKKKTESDEDKKASTSPQKKPINAGKSLSQKLVIKMAFSGSKERASNKSKNSKAMKKGSKLKSPKQSVKKKSSSTKKTDNESEDVMEEENETSDSEDRLNDTEDEKPVSNVEEGSHRSNVFDLFNGLSSDSGIVDNSDTCDDKTSKRKHSGSSAINITEIKKKIQRSKSKEPDVNVEPEPVIHSASGRARRRTTSRDNIFGDDFITQPAPRSRRKSRTKEENDSSSSIVSNKMTVIKERNETVNSETVNSETSISETVKSDTTYSETVNSDLSANLSPPKRRKSSDKISANEYSPRNNKLSIQHVEKEKEKLVKISPFKKSLLSSKLSNVTSPKDNGIASSSSTSSSSFSLHKSPIKSPQPAATDSASKPEEETNVEEDNSTEQEAEFKPTENEEVMSKYFSSGRFMPRPELHRDVKWTPPKSPFNLVQESLYHDPWKLLIGTIFLNRTTGTAAIPLLWKFFNKWSNPDEARRADPAAVSKLLTPLGLHTKRAQIIIRFSDEFLCKEWKYPEELHGIGKYGNDSYRIFCVREWKQVQPRDHKLNDYHNWLWKNYKTLSLD